The Alteribacter populi genomic sequence GACCGGTGATGTCCAATGTCGTTTTAGCTGACGAAATTAACCGGACATCTCCGAAAACGCAGGCGGCTCTGTTAGAAGCGTTAGAAGAAGGAAGTGTGACGACCGACGGAATGACACGAGAGTTACAAGATCCCTTTTTTGTCATGGCTACTCAAAACCCGATTGAGTATGGCGGTACGTATCCGCTTCCTGAAGCGCAGCTCGACCGGTTTTTGTTCAAATTTAAAATTGGTTACCCTTCTAAACGTGAAGAGCTTGAAGTTTTAAACCGTGTTGAAAAGAAGCATCCGATCGAGGCTTTAAAGGAAGTCCTTACCCTCGATGATTTACTGAACATGCAAAAAGAAGTGGTCAATGTTTATGTTGATGAAATGGTGAAAACGTACATTATTAATCTTGTAACTGCAACACGAAAGCACCACACGGTTTATTTAGGTGCTAGTCCTCGTGCTTCTATTGCGCTTATGAAGGCAGGACAAGCCTATGCTTATATGCAAAAACGGGATTACGTCATTCCTGATGACATTAAGTTTTTGGCACCTTATGCATTAGGACATCGTATTCTCTTAAACTCGGATGCAAAACTTTCAAATTTAACCAATGATCACGTGATCCGTGATGTCATTAAACAAGCAAATATTCCTGTTCAAAAGGAAGCTACTAAAGGATGAGCTACCTGAAATCGGTGTACCTGGCAGTAAAAAAAGTGATGAAGCTTATTGCTCTAGTAGCAGTTGTTGTTGGAACGTTTAGCTATGCGATGTTTCAAGGCGGCTTTGTGAGCTGGTTTTTGTTTTATGCGGTAACAACGATTTTTGTCGTGATGCTTTTGTATATAGCGATTCCTTTAGGAGCTTTGGAAGTAACGAGATCTTTCGGACAGTCGGCTGCTGTTGCTGGTTCGAAAATGACAGTGACGGTAACCATCAAAAGAAAGTGGCCGTTTCCGTTTTTATACTTGGTCGTAGAAGATGAGATGGACGAAGGGTTGGAGAGACAGCTTGATTGTTCTCCGAAAATGATTTTTTACCCGACCGTCAAAAAAGAATTGACATTTCAATATACGATTCCTTCGTTGAAGCGGGGGGAGTATGCATTTAAAGGGACTCGTTTAGAGACGAGTGATATGTTCGGGTTGTTTCAAAAACAAAAGTATGTAGCTGCTTCCGAGGACCTTCTTGTTTACCCGGATTATCATCACATTGAACGCTGGTCCGCTTATGAAAGGCACGATACCGAAACGCGGTTGTCGGCAGCTGATTTTGTAGAGGATGTAACGTCAGTTGCTGGGGCGAGGGAATATGTACCGGGGGACAAGTTAACGAGTATTGATTGGAAAGTGAGCGCTCGTGCGAATAAGCTCATGACGAAAGAGTTTGAGGAGTATATTGGGCAGAATTTCCTTATGGTCTTAAACGAGCGTGTAGCTGATTATCAGTCGGACACATTGGAGGCTTTTGAAAAAGGAATAGAGCTTATTACGTCAGTTGTAATGTACTCCCATCGCAGACAGCTTCAGTATGGGCTTTGGTCAATGGGGGAGCATGTAACAAAATTCCCTTTGGATGCTGGTGCAGATCAGCAGCAGCGACTCGTTTATCATTTGGCAAAAGTGAAAGCGACAAGGACAGGGGACTTTGAAGCGCGCTTTCGTGAAGAAAGTGATCAAATCCCAAAAGGAACATCGTTCATTTTAGTTACAACGGAATTAAGTGATGAACTTCTTAACCGTGTGAAAATTTTGTTAAGCAGACGTGTACAGGTGTATGTTTGCTTAATGGTGACAAAAGTGGACCGGGACCCTTGGGAGAAAGAACGCTTTTATGAACTAAAGCGGCAAGGGGCCGTGACTTATATGATTTCAGACGGTAATTTATCAGACGCGATCTCTACAAATGAAGGTGAGCGCTATGAAACGATTCGATAAAGAAAAATCTCATACATTTGTTCATTTTCTTGTGTACGCTCTCGGCTTCTTGCTTGTTTGGGAGTGGCTAAAGCCGATTCCCTTAGTGACGTATACCGGTGAAATTGAAATGTTTGCCTACTTTGCTATGTTGGCTTTTCTGTTAATCTTTTTTAAGGTTCCATTTTACGCTACGATCCCACTGCTCTTTATTGGGAGCTTGTATGGACTTCATACGATTTTTCACGAAGGCAGCTTTTTTAGCAGAGAAGGAGGCGGAGAATCAGTTCGCTTCTTTTTTGCAGACCTTGCACAAAACTTCCGGTTCATTCTATCTTGGGATCTCTATGCTTTAACCGATCCGTTCCGTTCGTTTTTGTTCTTTTTATTACTAGGGTTGGTCGCTTATTTAATGTATTTTTGGATTTTCCATATTAAGAAAATCTTCTTTTTTATTTTTGCAACGATTGTTTATATCACCCTTCTTGATACGTTTACTGTAGTTGATGCAAGTATGGCGATCGTTCGCATCGTCGTCATTAGCTTCTTTTTAGTAAGTATGCTTCACATGCTCAGTGTTCAGGCAAAAGAGAAAGAAATTGGCAGACGTTCTGCTTCCTTTATGTCAACAGCCTGGCTTTATACATTGGTCGTTATGATTTTGGCCGCGACGACAATCGGTTACGCAGCTCCGAAATTAGAGCCGCAGTGGGATGACCCTGTCCCGGCAATGGAACGGTGGGTTACAGGTGAAACGGGTATTGGCGGCGAAGGAGTCAGACGTGTAGGTTACGGGGACAACGATGAACGTTTGGGTGGCGGATTCATTCAGGATGATACTCCGGTCTTTTATGCGGAAACAGAACAGCCGGGGTACTGGCGAGGCGAATCAAAACATGAATATACGGGCCATGGCTGGGTTTCAAGTCCGCAGTACGAAGAGTCATCCTCCGTTTTCCAAGAGGAAGTAGATTATTACATGTACGACTCTTCTGTTAAAACTGAGAACTATTCAACATTGCTAACGATGGAAGAAGGGGTAGGCTATTCGAATCTTTTTTACCCTGGACAGCTTACGTCTTTAAACGTCGATACGATGGGCTTCTCTGTAGACGGCCAAACGGACGGAGCTCCTGTGCCGCAGTTTGAAACCGATGTCGTTGGCGGTGAAGTCGTTGCTCGGGGGCAGGGAGGAAATGAGGATGTTCAACTTTTAGAATATGAACTTCAATATGACTATCCTGCTTTTAATATTGATACACTAGAATCTTCAGATCAGGAAGACCCAGACGACATTCGCGATCTGTATTTACAGCTTCCTGACGATTTGCCTGAGCGAGTAGTTGAGCTGGCAGAAGAAATTACAGACGAACATGACAATCGTTATGATAAAGTGGTTGCAGTTGAGCAGTATTTTTCAGAAAATGACTTCACATACGATACCGCTGACATTCCTGTTCCAGAAGAAGGTGAAGACTACGTCGATCAATTTTTGTTCGATTCTCGTCGTGGCTATTGTGATAATTTTTCAACTTCCATGGCCGTTTTACTAAGGTCCGTTGATATTCCGACGCGCTGGGTGAAAGGCTTTACGGAAGGGGAGTCCGTTGAAAATCTCGACGATGGCCTGGAACGTTACGAAGTTACGAATGGAAATGCTCATTCTTGGGTAGAAGTTTACTTTGAAGGGGTAGGTTGGGTACCATTTGAACCGACACAAGGATTTAATAACAACGTCGAGTTCACTGAAGAAAGTGAAGAGCTAGATATTACCACAGAAGATGACGAAGAAGATGAGGATAGAGAGTCTGCTGAAGTGCCGGGCCAAGATGACATGACACCGCCGATGGAAGATGACCTTGATGAAGGCAGTGCCGGACCTGGTAGCGGAGGGACGTTTAACCTCGGCTCCATCAATTGGCTTACACCAAAAACGTTTTTCATTTCACTTATCGTCCTTGTCATAGTATTGATTATGTATCAGAAAAAACATCGGATGCTCAACCGGTATTTCTTATGGTATTACAAACTACTAGGGAGAGATGAACGTTTTGTAGAAGCCTATCAGCGTGCGCTTTGGATACTCGATAACGAAGGTATTCCACGAGGTGATGGAGAAACACTCAGGGAGTACGCTAAGCGCGTCGATCATATTACAGGCACAATGGCCATGGGGCGCTTAACAGATCGTTATGAAAGAGTATGTTATGGTGGGAAAAATACCAAAAGCAACTGGTCAGAAGAAAAGCATTCTTGGGAAGAGCTGGTTAATGCATTGAAGTCTTGACCGGGGAGCTTTAGATTGGTAAAATGAATCCGTTCGAAAACCAACGTGTTAAGAAACAATGAGGTAAAAAAACAACTGGATCCTTCGTATATCCTTAGGAATAAGGCCTAAGAGTCTCTACCGGGTTGCCATTAACTACCTGACTATGAAGGCAGATTCTATGTTTGCAATAGAGAGGTTCAAAAATTCTTTTGTACGCTCATTAAAACTAGAATTCTGCCTTTCTGTCTTTTATTGACGGCAAGGGGGATTTCTAGTTTTTTTTAAGAGTTGAATGAATTTCATAATTCTGAGCCCAGGCTACGTTGGACGGAAACTCCTGCGGAAAAACGGACCATCTGAGACCCGGCAGGGCGCTTTTCTCGAGGAGGCTGAAGCGTTGCCTGCGGAAAGTGAAGCCATGGAAGCGGCACCCTTTGTATTTGAGTTCTAGAGTTATTCAGTAATCCCCAATTAACCTGTCCTATTAAATGTAACCAGCACTTTTTATCGGACAGAACATAGGCATGTCATCGGGTAAGGGCGCCTTGCGCTTTTCTTTTACTAGGAAATAAACAGGCTTCAAGAGTTTTTGAGCCTGATCTGCATGAAATGAAAGCATAGCCGATCATAATAAGGAACAGATAGCGGATCGGGTTGACAATAATGTAAAGGTGGATGGATGATGCAGGAGATTAACGAAAAGATTATTGTCCTTGATTTCGGAGGACAGTATAACCAGCTGATTACACGTCGTATTCGTGATCTTGGAGTGTTTAGTGAGTTGCACTCCCACAAAGTAACGGCAGAAGAAATTAAAGAAATGAATCCAACAGGCATTATTTTTTCAGGTGGGCCGGGAAGTGCTTACGTTGAAGGAGCACCTTCTTGTGATGAAAAGATTTTTGATTTAGGCATTCCGGTTTTAGGGATTTGCTATGGTATGCAGCTGATGACACATCACTTTGAGGGAAAAGTGGAAGCGGCAAATCACCGAGAATACGGAAAAGCGATCATTGATGTTGAAAACGAAAATAAACTATTTGAAGGACTTCCAAAAGAGCAGTCTGTTTGGATGAGTCACGGTGATAAAGTGGTGGCACCTCCTGCTGGTTTTGTTGTCGATGCTACGAATGTCTCTTGTCCGGTTGCGGCAATGAGTGATGTACGCCGTAAACTATACGGGGTTCAATTCCACCCGGAAGTACGAAACAGTGAGTACGGAAATGAACTTTTGAAGAACTTTGTCTATAGTATTTGTGAATGTGAAGGCAACTGGTCGATGGAAAATTATATCGATATGGAAGTTGACAAAATACGTGAAGCTGTTGGCGATCGTCAAGTGTTGTGCGCTCTAAGCGGAGGTGTAGACTCTTCTGTTGTAGCCGCTCTTGTTCATAAAGCGATTGGTGATCAGCTTACGTGTATGTTTATTGATCACGGCTTGCTTCGAAAAGGGGAGGCTGACAGTGTGATGAAGACCTTCACTGAAGGGTTTGACATGAAGGTCGTAAAAATTGATGCCCAAGAGCGTTTCCTTTCAAAGCTAGCGGGGGTATCCGATCCTGAGCAAAAACGTAAAATTATCGGTAATGAGTTTATTTACGTGTTTGAAGAAGAAGCAGGTAAACTTAAGGACATGGACTTTTTGGCTCAAGGAACGCTGTATACTGATATTATCGAAAGCGGCACGGATACGGCACAAACGATTAAGTCTCACCATAACGTAGGTGGACTGCCGGAAGATATGAAATTTGATCTAATTGAACCGTTGAACACACTGTTTAAAGATGAGGTGCGTGAGGTCGGTTCTGAGCTGGGTCTTCCGGACGAAGTCGTGTGGCGCCAGCCGTTCCCAGGACCAGGGCTTGGTATCCGAGTACTTGGAGAGATCACAGATGAGAAACTAGAAATTGTCCGTGAATCTGATGCTATTTTACGCGAAGAAGTGAAAAATGCTGGTCTTGAACGTGAAATCTGGCAGTACTTCACAGCGCTTCCGGATATGCGAAGTGTCGGTGTAATGGGTGATGAAAGAACGTATGACTATACAGTAGGTGTGCGTGCTGTAACTTCGATCGATGGCATGACTTCTGACTGGGCGCGCATTCCTTACGATGTGCTAGAGAAAATTTCTACACGTATTGTAAATGAAGTTGCTCACGTAAACCGGGTTGTGTATGACATAACATCTAAGCCACCTTCAACGATTGAGTGGGAATAAACCTTGTTTTTGGGTGCGAAACCGAACATTAGTTAAAAATTGGATTGTGAATATTCGTGTTTAACATTGACACCTCTTTCTAACCTCTGGTACTATAAGTGAGGAACACAAGGTAGTTCGTATAATAACGGGAATAAGGCCCGTAAGTCTCTACCAGGTTGCCGTAAATGACCTGACTACGAACGATCGAGTTGGAAAGAGGAGGGCTCTTAACTAGAGAGCTTGAGCTTGTATTCATTTTTCAACCTTTCGTCGTATTTTATAGAAGACTTTCGCTCCGGGCCTACTTGTAGGCTCGGAGTTTTTGCGTAGAAGAGCAAAAAGTTCAGGGGACTGTCCCCCGAACAATTTGTCGGGGGACAGTCCCCGTACAATTTTGTGAAGAAATGAAGGGGAGATTGGGGAATGAAAGGTTACTTTCAGTTTGATGAATTAGAGACGAATTATCGTCGTGAATTTTTAGGTGGTTTGACGACATTTTTGGCGATGGCATACATTTTGTTTGTGAATCCTAATGTTCTTGAGCCGACGGGGATGGATACGGGTGCGGTGTTTGTAGCTACAGCACTTGCTGCAGCGATTGGAACCGCGATTATGGGGCTTGTTGCTCGTTATCCGATTGCCCTAGCACCAGGAATGGGACTTAACGCATTTTTCACGTTTTCGGTTGTCCTGGGTCTTGGGATTCCGTGGGAAACAGCTCTACTTGGTGTTTTTATTTCCGGTATTGTCTTTATAATCATTTCTGTCATCGGTATTCGTGAGTTAATTATTAATGCGATTCCAGCTGAACTTAAATACGCAGCAGCAGCAGGTATTGGATTATTTATTGCTTTTATTGGGCTGCAAAATGCTGGAATCGTCGTGTTTTCTGAAGATACAATGGTACAAGTAGGAGATCTTACGAATCCAACGACGTTACTTGCTGTATTTGGTGTAGTCATTACCGTCATTCTGATGACGATTGGCTTAAAAGGCGGTATCTTTTATGGAATGATCGCTACGGCTGTAGCAGGAGTTCTATTTGGACTTATTGAAATGCCAAGTTCCATTGTCGGATCAGTGCCAAGTCTGGCGCCAACGTTCGGAGCGGCTTTTGCCCCGTTCGGTGAAATGGCTTTATCTGAAATTTTCACATTTCAACTATTAATTGTTATCTTAACGTTCTTATTTGTAGATTTCTTTGATACAGCGGGAACTTTATATGCTGTTGCAAACCAAGCTGGCTATGTGAAAAATAACAAGCTTCCAAGAGCGGGCCGCGCGTTATTGGCGGACTCTTCCGCATCGTCTATTGGTGCGATTCTTGGTACATCGACTACGACGGCTTATATCGAATCGTCTTCAGGAATTGCTGCAGGTGCCCGAACAGGGTTTGCCTCCCTTGTCACAGCGTTCTTTTTCTTGATAGCTTTGTTTTTCTCACCACTCCTTGTGGTCGTAACAGGAGAAGTAACAGCTCCTGCATTGATTATTGTCGGTATTCTGATGGCTGGTGCTCTTTCCAATATTGACTGGAAACAGTTTGAAGTAGCTGTACCTGCATTTTTAACGGTGATCGCGATGCCATTAACGTATAGTATTGCCACAGGAATTGCTCTCGGGTTTATCATGTACCCAATTACGATGATCGCGAAAGGTCGTTGGAAAGAAGTTCATCCAATCATGTACGTGATGTTCTTTGTGTTCATTCTTTATTTTGTTTATCTAGGTGAATAAAGTATAATCCGGGGGTCTGTCCCTGAGCACTCGCTCAAGGACAGACCCCTTTTTGGTATTAGATGTTAGAAAAAGAGCTTTTTAGGGTAAACTACTTGAAAATGTCGTTTGCCTTTGGGGAGGGCTTACATATGCCAAGAGTCTTATCGATAAGTACGGAAGTGCCACCTCATACAGTAGAACAAAATGAAACGGAAGCCATTGTCAAAGAAATGTTTCGCGAGTCATTTACTGATATTGATCGTCTAATGAAGATTTTTGGGAATGGTCAGATTCAAAGGCGGAATTTCGTCGTTCCGAAAGAATGGTTTGCTGAAGATCATTCGTTTGAAGAAAAGAATGACTTATACATAAAAGAAGCGGTACACCTAGGAACTGAGGCAGTCCGCACATGCCTTGCTCCAAACGAATTTCTTAATGAGGCCATCGACTATAATGACATTGATGCGATCATTTACGTATCGAGCTCGGGCTTAGCTACACCAACGATCGATGCACGAATTATCAACCAACTGCCGTTTTCTCCGCACATTAAACGCATCCCGCTCTGGGGACTAGGGTGTGCAGGCGGGGCAGCTGGTGTGAGCCGGGCCTATGAGTATTGCCGAGCCTATCCAGATGCCAAGGTTCTCGTCTTGTGTGTTGAGCTATGTAGTATAACCTTTCAGAGAAATGACATCAGAAAAAGCAACCTCGTTGGCACGTCGTTATTTGCAGATGGAGTCGCTTGTGCCCTTGTAGTAGGAGACAACGTTGAGACCGAGAATAATCAAGCATTACCGGCGATTCCGCATATTCTTGGCACACAGTCTACTCTCATGAAGGACAGTGAAGATGTGATGGGGTGGGATGTGAAAAATGAAGGCCTCCACGTCATTTTTTCCCGCGATATCCCGTCTATTATAAAGGAGTGGCTAAGGCCAAACGTTGACATGTTTCTCGAACAACAAGGCTTAACAAAAGAAGACATTGCTCACTTTGTTGCCCATCCTGGTGGAAAGAAAGTACTGGAAGCATACGAAACAGCAATGAATTACTCTAAACAAATGACAGAAATACCGAGAACAGTCCTTGAAAACCACGGAAACATGAGCGCGCCTACCGTACTCTATGTATTAAAAGAAACGATGCTTCAGCGGCCAGAGAGTGGGAGCCAGGGGATCATGACCGCATTAGGACCTGGTTTTTGTTCTGAAATTCTTCACTTGAAATGGGAGGCGGTCAGATGATGATGCTTTTTGGGACGTTAATCGGGATCATAGTGGCACAGCGAGGAATAGAACTTGTTGTAGCCAAAAATAATGAACGATGGATGCGCGAAAAAGGAGCCCGTGAATTTGGCGAATCTCACTACAAGTGGATTGTGGTTATGCATGCGAGCTTCTTTCTCATTCTCATTGCTGAAGTGTTTATGCTAGAAAAGTCAGCGATCACTTGGTGGGCACTCCCGTTTACGATCTTCCTTTTAGCTCAGGCTGGACGGATATGGGCACTCACATCACTTGGGCGCTATTGGAATACAAAAATCATAGTATTACCTGGTGCGAAGTTAGTTAAAAAAGGTCCGTATCGCTGGCTCAGTCATCCAAACTATGCGATTGTTACGATAGAATTTCTCGTGATCCCGCTCATTTTCGAAGCATATCTCACGTGTATACTCTTTACGCTATTGAATGGGCTCATTCTATTAAAAGTGCGGATTCCAGAAGAAGAAAAAGCACTCGGATGGGCGACGGAACAAGTCGGGAATAAATGATAACAAGTCAGGAGAAACGCCACAAATGCGAACAGTATTCTTCTACCTACACAAAAAGGAGTAATCCGTCAGAAGACGATTACTCCTTTTTGTATGGGTGACAGAAACTATTTACACCAACTCCGACTGCAAATAGTGATAAAGTAACTTCGTCGTTTCTTCAATTGAGGAACGATGGGTTCTTTCAAACGCATGAGAGGAATCAATTCCGGGACCGACTAACCCATGTACAATATCATGTCCCGCACGGATCGCCGCTGAGGCATCTGAGCCATAGTAAGGATAAATATCAAGCTTATAGTTCACTTCATTTTCTCTTGCAAGCTGAACTAAATGCTTACGCAATCCATAGTGATAAGGGCCACTCGCATCTTTTACGCATATCGACACGGTGTATTCATCGGTAGATTGACCATCACCCATCGCTCCCATATCGACAGCTAAATATTCTACTGTCTCAGGTGTGATGTTCGAATTCCCGCCGTATCCGATTTCTTCATTGTTTGAGATCAAAAAATGCGTTGTATAAGGCAGCTCCACGCTTTCTTCCTTCACTTGTTTGATTAATTGTAAAAGGATACCGACACTCGCTTTATCGTCTAAATGGCGAGACTTGATGTAGCCATTAGCCAACACTTCGGCCCTGGGATTAAACGAGACAAAGTCACCAACTTCAATTCCAAGAGCACGGACTTCATCAGCACTATGTACTTTTTCATCAATACGGATTTCCATATTATCTTGATTACGCTCAGCTTTCCCAGCGTTTTTATACACATGGACCGACGTTTGATGCATGAGAATCGTTCCACTATATTTCTCTCCAGCGGTCGTTTCAATTTGACAATACTCGCCTTCAATCGAGTTGTATTTAAAACCGCCGATAAGGTCGAGCTTCAAGCGGCCACTCGCTTTTACTTCCTTGACGATCGCGCCTAACGTATCAACGTGAGCGGTTAGCATGCGATGTTGATCGCTATCCTTTCCTGGAATCGTAGCAATCAATCCACCTTTTCGGTTCCGCTTTGTTCCCACTTGCAGGTCACGAAGAACCCCCTCTACAAATGAAATTACTTCGTCCGTATTCCCAGAAGGACTCGGAATCTCTACTAATTCTTTAATCAATTCAATCGTTTTATCAGCATTCGGATAACTCATGACACCCACTCCTGTCAAAAAAATTCTGTTAGTTATCCCTCTATTATATCG encodes the following:
- a CDS encoding NCS2 family permease; its protein translation is MKGYFQFDELETNYRREFLGGLTTFLAMAYILFVNPNVLEPTGMDTGAVFVATALAAAIGTAIMGLVARYPIALAPGMGLNAFFTFSVVLGLGIPWETALLGVFISGIVFIIISVIGIRELIINAIPAELKYAAAAGIGLFIAFIGLQNAGIVVFSEDTMVQVGDLTNPTTLLAVFGVVITVILMTIGLKGGIFYGMIATAVAGVLFGLIEMPSSIVGSVPSLAPTFGAAFAPFGEMALSEIFTFQLLIVILTFLFVDFFDTAGTLYAVANQAGYVKNNKLPRAGRALLADSSASSIGAILGTSTTTAYIESSSGIAAGARTGFASLVTAFFFLIALFFSPLLVVVTGEVTAPALIIVGILMAGALSNIDWKQFEVAVPAFLTVIAMPLTYSIATGIALGFIMYPITMIAKGRWKEVHPIMYVMFFVFILYFVYLGE
- a CDS encoding AAA family ATPase, encoding MENRKQDSTVAQPFVDKIIENVEKVVVGKRSEIELSLIAMLSGGHVLLEDVPGVGKTMMVRAIAKSLGADFKRIQFTPDLLPSDVTGVSVFNQQTMDFVFRPGPVMSNVVLADEINRTSPKTQAALLEALEEGSVTTDGMTRELQDPFFVMATQNPIEYGGTYPLPEAQLDRFLFKFKIGYPSKREELEVLNRVEKKHPIEALKEVLTLDDLLNMQKEVVNVYVDEMVKTYIINLVTATRKHHTVYLGASPRASIALMKAGQAYAYMQKRDYVIPDDIKFLAPYALGHRILLNSDAKLSNLTNDHVIRDVIKQANIPVQKEATKG
- a CDS encoding M42 family metallopeptidase, whose protein sequence is MSYPNADKTIELIKELVEIPSPSGNTDEVISFVEGVLRDLQVGTKRNRKGGLIATIPGKDSDQHRMLTAHVDTLGAIVKEVKASGRLKLDLIGGFKYNSIEGEYCQIETTAGEKYSGTILMHQTSVHVYKNAGKAERNQDNMEIRIDEKVHSADEVRALGIEVGDFVSFNPRAEVLANGYIKSRHLDDKASVGILLQLIKQVKEESVELPYTTHFLISNNEEIGYGGNSNITPETVEYLAVDMGAMGDGQSTDEYTVSICVKDASGPYHYGLRKHLVQLARENEVNYKLDIYPYYGSDASAAIRAGHDIVHGLVGPGIDSSHAFERTHRSSIEETTKLLYHYLQSELV
- a CDS encoding DUF58 domain-containing protein, producing MSYLKSVYLAVKKVMKLIALVAVVVGTFSYAMFQGGFVSWFLFYAVTTIFVVMLLYIAIPLGALEVTRSFGQSAAVAGSKMTVTVTIKRKWPFPFLYLVVEDEMDEGLERQLDCSPKMIFYPTVKKELTFQYTIPSLKRGEYAFKGTRLETSDMFGLFQKQKYVAASEDLLVYPDYHHIERWSAYERHDTETRLSAADFVEDVTSVAGAREYVPGDKLTSIDWKVSARANKLMTKEFEEYIGQNFLMVLNERVADYQSDTLEAFEKGIELITSVVMYSHRRQLQYGLWSMGEHVTKFPLDAGADQQQRLVYHLAKVKATRTGDFEARFREESDQIPKGTSFILVTTELSDELLNRVKILLSRRVQVYVCLMVTKVDRDPWEKERFYELKRQGAVTYMISDGNLSDAISTNEGERYETIR
- a CDS encoding type III polyketide synthase → MPRVLSISTEVPPHTVEQNETEAIVKEMFRESFTDIDRLMKIFGNGQIQRRNFVVPKEWFAEDHSFEEKNDLYIKEAVHLGTEAVRTCLAPNEFLNEAIDYNDIDAIIYVSSSGLATPTIDARIINQLPFSPHIKRIPLWGLGCAGGAAGVSRAYEYCRAYPDAKVLVLCVELCSITFQRNDIRKSNLVGTSLFADGVACALVVGDNVETENNQALPAIPHILGTQSTLMKDSEDVMGWDVKNEGLHVIFSRDIPSIIKEWLRPNVDMFLEQQGLTKEDIAHFVAHPGGKKVLEAYETAMNYSKQMTEIPRTVLENHGNMSAPTVLYVLKETMLQRPESGSQGIMTALGPGFCSEILHLKWEAVR
- the guaA gene encoding glutamine-hydrolyzing GMP synthase, which encodes MQEINEKIIVLDFGGQYNQLITRRIRDLGVFSELHSHKVTAEEIKEMNPTGIIFSGGPGSAYVEGAPSCDEKIFDLGIPVLGICYGMQLMTHHFEGKVEAANHREYGKAIIDVENENKLFEGLPKEQSVWMSHGDKVVAPPAGFVVDATNVSCPVAAMSDVRRKLYGVQFHPEVRNSEYGNELLKNFVYSICECEGNWSMENYIDMEVDKIREAVGDRQVLCALSGGVDSSVVAALVHKAIGDQLTCMFIDHGLLRKGEADSVMKTFTEGFDMKVVKIDAQERFLSKLAGVSDPEQKRKIIGNEFIYVFEEEAGKLKDMDFLAQGTLYTDIIESGTDTAQTIKSHHNVGGLPEDMKFDLIEPLNTLFKDEVREVGSELGLPDEVVWRQPFPGPGLGIRVLGEITDEKLEIVRESDAILREEVKNAGLEREIWQYFTALPDMRSVGVMGDERTYDYTVGVRAVTSIDGMTSDWARIPYDVLEKISTRIVNEVAHVNRVVYDITSKPPSTIEWE
- a CDS encoding DUF4129 domain-containing transglutaminase family protein, encoding MKRFDKEKSHTFVHFLVYALGFLLVWEWLKPIPLVTYTGEIEMFAYFAMLAFLLIFFKVPFYATIPLLFIGSLYGLHTIFHEGSFFSREGGGESVRFFFADLAQNFRFILSWDLYALTDPFRSFLFFLLLGLVAYLMYFWIFHIKKIFFFIFATIVYITLLDTFTVVDASMAIVRIVVISFFLVSMLHMLSVQAKEKEIGRRSASFMSTAWLYTLVVMILAATTIGYAAPKLEPQWDDPVPAMERWVTGETGIGGEGVRRVGYGDNDERLGGGFIQDDTPVFYAETEQPGYWRGESKHEYTGHGWVSSPQYEESSSVFQEEVDYYMYDSSVKTENYSTLLTMEEGVGYSNLFYPGQLTSLNVDTMGFSVDGQTDGAPVPQFETDVVGGEVVARGQGGNEDVQLLEYELQYDYPAFNIDTLESSDQEDPDDIRDLYLQLPDDLPERVVELAEEITDEHDNRYDKVVAVEQYFSENDFTYDTADIPVPEEGEDYVDQFLFDSRRGYCDNFSTSMAVLLRSVDIPTRWVKGFTEGESVENLDDGLERYEVTNGNAHSWVEVYFEGVGWVPFEPTQGFNNNVEFTEESEELDITTEDDEEDEDRESAEVPGQDDMTPPMEDDLDEGSAGPGSGGTFNLGSINWLTPKTFFISLIVLVIVLIMYQKKHRMLNRYFLWYYKLLGRDERFVEAYQRALWILDNEGIPRGDGETLREYAKRVDHITGTMAMGRLTDRYERVCYGGKNTKSNWSEEKHSWEELVNALKS
- a CDS encoding isoprenylcysteine carboxyl methyltransferase family protein encodes the protein MMMLFGTLIGIIVAQRGIELVVAKNNERWMREKGAREFGESHYKWIVVMHASFFLILIAEVFMLEKSAITWWALPFTIFLLAQAGRIWALTSLGRYWNTKIIVLPGAKLVKKGPYRWLSHPNYAIVTIEFLVIPLIFEAYLTCILFTLLNGLILLKVRIPEEEKALGWATEQVGNK